The Prunus dulcis chromosome 3, ALMONDv2, whole genome shotgun sequence genome segment GTGTCATCAACAGTTTACAATTTGTGATCGTTTATCATTTTACTGAGTTATATATTGCAGGTCTTGGTGCTGGTCTTGGACTGTTGCTTATCAGCTGGTTGGGATACAGATTCCTAAAGAAACGCCATATCATGAAACGCAGGGAGATGTTTTTCAAGCgaaaattagaaaatcaaatttcgTCAGGTGAAGTTAATGTTGAGAAAATCAAGCTGTTCAAATCAAAGGAGTTGGAGAAGTCCACTGACAATTTCAATATTGATAGAATTCTTGGCCAGGGAGGCCAAGGTACAGTTTACAAAGGCATGCTGACTGATGGAAGAATTGTTGCTGtgaaaaaatctaaaataGTGGACGAAAGCcaattttcagatttcattAATGAGGTTGTGATTCTTTCACAAATCAACCACAGAAATGTGGTTCAACTACTGGGTTGCTGTTTAGAGACGGAGGTTCCTATTTTGGTTTATGAATTTATACCCAATGGAAACCTTTCCCAGTATATCCATAAGCAACATGAGGAGTTTCCACTTACATGGGAGGTTCGCTTACGAATTGCCAGGGAAATTGCAGGAGCTCTTTCTTATTTACATGCTTCAGCTTCCCCTCCAATTTATCACAGAGACATCAAGTCTACCAACATACTCTTAGATGCAAAATACAGAGCAAAAGTTGCTGATTTTGGAACTTCAAGATCAGTTGCCATCGATCAAACTCACCTGAGCACACTTGTACATGGCACATTTGGTTACTTGGATCCAGAATACTTCCAATCAAGCCAATTTACGGATAAAAGTGATGTATATAGCTTTGGAGTGGTCCTTGTTGAGCTTTTAACTggaaaaaaaccaatttcttTTAACAGGTCACAAGAAGAGGGCAAAAGTCTTGCCACGTACTTCATTACTTCAATGCAGTTAGATCGCCTATTTGAAATTCTTGATGCTCAAGTTGTGAAAGGAGGGTCTAAAGCAGATATCATAGCAGTTGCTAACCTTGCAAGGAGGTGTTTGAATTTGAGTGGAAGAAAGCGCCCTACAATGAGAGAGGTCACCGCAGAGCTGGAGGGGATTCAAATGTCagaaaaaacttcaaatggtGAACAATATTATGAAGAGCTTGAATATGTTGAAACCGAATCAGTTGAGCCTTGGGATATTGTTTCAAGCTCAACAGGAACAGGGCCAGGTTTGGATGGTGGTCCTTCTTCATCATTACATTAAATTTCGCTTTTACCTTTCAAGTCATGGTGAACaatgattaaaatatttcttAATTGTAATATTGTAATGCATGTTCCATAAATGTTATGTTTTGCTTCTTTTCTGAACTTTTCCGATCAGAATGTGAGTGCAGTTTCAACTTCCAATCCAAAAGGTCATAGGTGAGGTCTggctttagggtttagggaagacttgaattttatattatttttggtcaatGTATGTTTTGTAATTCGTAATATTTACGGCCACAATAATTAACTGAGCATATATGTGGACATTACTATGAACTCAACTGCATTTCCTTTTGTGAGTGACTCTTAAGTCAAGTAGCTATTAAACTGCATTATcttttcattaatttatattttgtggTACCTACAAAAGAGTAGGAAACACTTGAATTCTCTATTACCAAACATATCAGACAGATAACATGACAGCTCTACACATACAATTTACACACGCgttaccaaaagaaaagtacCCTTCAATTTGTTTCCATCGTGAAGACTAAGTtgcaaagaaattttttgtttgagaatcTTTTacgtttcaatttcatcattttcttttcatcacATATGTTGAGTTGGACATCTTGGCAAACAACAACTTGgaaacagagaagaaagagaggaatGCATGATAATATGATTATGCAAAAGCATTTTTAATGCACACAAGATAACAGAAATCCCCATGCCCTACACAAACGATTAGTAGAATTGCCTAGGTTTACTTTTTCCACACAGCTCGATCATAACATAAATCCTAGCCAACAATTGATTCCCTTCATGGCCTATCGACAGGGCCTTGTAATTTGGACAGTTGGAAGAGGCTTATGCATCTTTAGCTTTTAATACTATCATCTTTGCACTAATTggttattaaaattttcaaaagtatGACCTTACCTTATTAGAGTATGAACATTAAACCCAAAACTAATTGGTAATGTGTGAAGCGGCCCAACATCTCTTAAGCGTTTAAGCTAACTTTTTATCTTTCGGTGTGAGATACTCTACAAGTTGGTCACCAAAGTAAAGAAATATTTAAGGATTCACGTACAAGAGTTAgtaaataaatgatttataaaAAGTATGATTTGTCATTTTGTGGGTTCCATTTTAGGTGTAATAAAGCTCCCAAACACATTGCAAAGAAAGTTCACCTCAAACTTCTTGCTCCAGTGTGTTTGTTCttctgaaaaagaaatggtAAACTTGAATAATTTGTCGTAGTTAGTGGACTTGACTTGCAACAGTACTACTCATAGGTCAATGATATGGCATTAATATATCTCTGCCCAGCAGCTGCAGAAGTTGCCAGAAGCAGAAGGTTATTGAACCATCTCTGCACCttccttattttcttttagtaTTATCCGAGAGAAAGCTTAGGCTCAAGAATGAGCATTTTACTTTGCTAGCTAAATTCTAATTCCAAGCTTCCTACTAGGCAGGCAGATAGGTAATTaaagagaggaaagaagaaacaTAATGGAGTCCTTGGGAAAATTCTACTTCAAATTACAATCCAAACCGCACTTATTTGATATAATGTGACAGGACCCACCCCGAATTTCTCGGAATCTGAGACGAATCCTGTGGAAATTCCAACATCTTATTGATGCCGGCCCCGCTTACTAAGAActgagactttctgccgaaatttcgccAAAGTCTCCCctctaaatttgaattttccccaaaatttcaacatgttaaaaaatcacaatttatATCCCAACTGCCAGCATGCATTCAAAACAATTCAATAATTTTACAACAAAGGCCCCCGGCCCTCAATAATTTCGAACAGAAACACATTGTAACAACACTCACTTAGTCCAACTGAAAGATGAATATTCATTCAAACAAGCCTCGTTTTCGATCGAGCTTTAAAAGCACCGACAAGGTCGGTACCAAACTTAACCAAGAACCAATAGCAGTGAGACTAGATCCAAACGACTAAATTAAAGTTCCAGAAATATCTTAGTTCATAGCATCACCGGGGTGGGACCCCAAACTACCTATGTACCCTTactaagggatcaagccacacgtagttctttcgACAAAAATCCTGGTTCCAAGAACATACAAATAATTACAGCATTACAAAGTAGTAAATTATAGGATTatcccttttcctttttcttaaaatcaCATAATACCAAACATAATCCTTTTTCAAACATCAAACTTTCCCAACATAGTATAATAATCCTTtttcaaacaacaaattttgcCCCCAGGGACAGGGTCATTTTGGTTACTTTTTTATCCGGAAGaattttggggaaatgaaTGGCACCATGACGTAGAGCTCGTTGatatgagtccgtagacacgtaatGGGCCTGGCATCAGTTTGATGTCGGAAATACCATAGGATTCGTCTAGAATTCCAAGGAGTTCGGGGCGGGTCTTGTCCTATGTATTCATAAAAGTGTAAGTGGACTATTTTTAAGCCATTCTTACATATTCCGTTTCATAATCCTATGATTTGGGAACGGGTTGGGTTGAAGTCAAGGGCATGACttgaatattattatatgaTATTGAGGAAGTGAGAATACTATGATTTCATAATGATTTCGTAAGCATAGTATCAATTGCATGTTTTTAGCATTATTTTCCGAAAGGCGGGGTTAAtatgttgtttttaaatacaacgaaactttgttttttccaCTCACACGTTTTCTGTTTTGCACTCCCTAGGCAGTAGCTAGACTTGAACCGAGCGACCGAGCAGAGATCTTAACTTCTGAGCACCCACTTCCTGTAAGGCAATCTTTATCTATTACATTTTCGTTgaacttcattttcatttgtaaaCTGAATTCCTATAGATATGCTCTGTATCACCCATGTTAAGGTTAAATGTAAGGCCGGCAGCTTATTATGTAAATTGTAAGTTATTACCTTGTGCATGCTGCTATAGGACTATTGTGTTTTGGTAGgtttaaaaattttgggtaTGTCCATTTTTTAGGGGAGATACTGCAGAAATTTCGACAGAAAGTCTTGTCCTTCTTTTCCTTAATTTGGGAAAGAGGCTATAATGTTAGTATGTTGACCCGGCATCAGTTTGGTGTCGGAAGTACCACAGGATTCGTCCTGGATTATGCAGAATTCGGAGGGGTCATGTCAGTAACCTATCTTCATTAGTGAAATTTCTCAAGGGGATCACCAAAGAGGATGTAGGCAAATTGTTGAACCTCTATAAACACTTGTGTCATTTGTGCTTGGTTATTTTCTGtgtttgtgagagagagagagagagagagagagagagagagagagagagagagagagagtgtgtgtgtgtgtgtgtgtgtgtgtgtgtgtgtgtgtgtgtgtgtgtgtgtgtgttagaTACATCTTTCATTGAGTTTATTTAAAGTCCATCAAGAACAAGATCTTAAAGGGAGTGAGCTAATTCACAACACCAACTTCGTCATTACTCGAACTTCCACAATTATCTGTGAAAACATGGGAAACAAACTATTGTTGTAATCATAGtctgaaatatcgataatattcgatcacatttcagcaatattttgtcaaaatatcggtgtaatatcgctaaaatattgaaaatatcaatgtaaaggaaaaaaaaaggtttaaaaaaaggttaaaaaaaaagggaaaaggggagaaaaaagcacagaggggatatgaacccctcccattttactcctccaacaccttaaccacatatcacttatgtttttatgataatatgctaaaatatttatttttatatgggTGGCATGtcaacaattacatgcaaaactattttggggatttatcatttgatgactactcttcacaatacacttactctacacatagaatcattatatataaataattttgatgtgtttagtcttttttcattaattactacatattttttacattCACAGTGTTTGCCCGCTTgctgtataatcaacttaaataaGTTAAATctatcatgcaatgcatttccttctaattttttgtaataaactaatagataattgactaaataaacattctccaaagtttcaataaaaatttccaagtttttcttacaatttccgtggtttttatcaatttttatcgatatcgataatatcccgatatttccatagaaatttccatatttttggactaccaatatttccgatatcatcgatattttagaccttggttGTAATGTGTGTTTCAGTTAATGTTGTAGGCAATCACATGTTCTTTCGGAATATAATGTTCTGTAATGTATGCTACTGTAAGTTTCCAACTCCAcagaaataaacaaaaagggaAAGTCAAATTCGATTTCTTTTGGCTTAATGACCATGACTACGAACTAATTACATACCCGTAAAAAATGTTACTAAAGTGAAGCCTCGACCGTGTTTGATGGATCGAGAATCGGAGTTGGAACAAGTGACAAACATCCAATACTTTTGACATATGAGACATTTATGTACCTCAGAAGACTCAAGAAGacttttcaatttattttgctTTCGGAGAGTGACCTCTCTTGTAATTCATACTACGTGGCATAATTACCATCAACTCAactgcattttcttttgtgagTGACATAAGTCAAGTAGCTCGTCAACAGCATTATCCTTTCatttaatcatttttatttcgtGGGTAgatagaaagagaaagagacacTTCAATTCTCTACTACCAGTCAAGCATGGCGTCTCTATATATGCAGTTACCACACACATTACAACAAGACGACTTCAATACGAACCACttgttctcttttcttctatcGTGAAGGAATTTCTATAATACAAGCACCAAGTAGCAAACAAACTTTCTGTCTGAGAatcttttacttttccatttcatcatttctttctcATTACATACGTAGAGTAAGAAAGCAAGCTACATATGTATTCTTCTTGGCAAACAATAACTTGGAAGAAACAGAGGAGGAAACAGAGGAATGCATGACAAGATGCAATATGATTTACTAGTTCATCTGGTACTATTAGTTCTGCTGTTATGGAGCTCAAGTACTACAACAGTAGCATCGGGAGCTGAAACACCAATGGCAAAGCATAATTGCGCAACACATTGCGGAGATATTAGCATCCCATATCCTTTCGGCATTGGGCCTAATAAAGATTGTTACTTTGACGAATGGTTCGAAATGGTGTGCAACCAGTCTTCTAGTACCAGCCCACACAAGCTTTACTTGAGGCGTGCCCAGCTGGAAGTGCTGAACGTTTATGCTAATGGCACGCTTCGAGTTAACAACCCCATTGCTTTCTTCTGCCAAGAATACAGAGGTCAGCAACCCGCGGATTTGAGTGGCGGCCCTTTTGTATACTCTGGGAGACGCAACAAATTCACAGCAGTGAGTTGTGACTACCTTGCCTTCGTGAGCTCAGAAAAGTATCTTGTTGGCGGATGCAGGTCAATTTGTGAAGGGACTAGCATAAGCCctgaaaattgtgaaattgGTGTCAACTGTTGCCAGACTAACATCCCACCGCATCTCAGTGTCATCAGTACTGATATAGAAGATGATAGAACAGCAAGGGTAtgcacaaagaaaaaatatgcatTTTTGGTTGACGAAGAGTGGTTTAGGAACAATTTTATGGCATCCAATTTTAGTGTCCTAGAGGATATGGACAGCGTTCCGGTGGTGCTAGATTGGAGCTTAGGCTTGGACAATACTTCATTACGATTGTTTCAGAGATTCATTCGACAACATGATTCCAGGGCTTATGATGACCCAACACCCAcctgcaaaataaaaaatgtcacTTCCACTTCTCGGGCAAGCCTTGAATGTTCCTGTCCTCGGGGTTTTGAGGGAAATCCCTATCTTGGCTACCATTGTCACGGTAAACAAACATCTACCATCtctcaaaaaatttcaaacacatgcacaaattaattaacaatttGTCATCTGTTCCACACTTTTGTTTACCATGCACCAAATTATCGCATTTTAGTCAGCTTTGTTGGTTTGTATTTCGTGATAATCTTTTACCATGATTTTCATTTGCTATCTTGTCTCTACATTGCAGACATTGATGAATGCACAGGTCAAAACAGATGTGGGCCTCGGGCCCCCCATTGTCTGAACTATAATGGGACGTATGAATGCCACAGACACATAGTGGGTGGAAAGACAAAGATCAAACTGATTCTTGTAGGTATATTTCAGTCTTGCAattatttcatatatgaaagaTGACAATGCCATGCCAATAATACAAAAGCCAAACAATATGCAGGCAACAGGATAATGTCGTGTAAGTTTTACTCACGCAAATACCGACACGAATTGGACTCCTGAAAGTTAATCAAACCCAATTTTTAAAACAGATTGTGCAATTAGAACCTTAGAACTGAAATTGGCGATAAAACATACacactttgattttttgtagtCGCACATGATTCAAGTTTATATAATCAACCAAGTTATATACAACATCAGTTTACAAAAAAGGGGTTCTTAAATGACCCTTATCGAGTCTAGTTCAACATGTCAAAAGGacattttcaaaatcaaaacagagCACAATGAAGTATTTAAGGCAACTCTGTCACAAAGTAGTCTACAAACTTTTGATATTAGCAATACTTCCTTCCATAATCATTTAGTTTAGTTATGCAGGTCTTGGCGCGGGTGTGGGACTCTTGTTACTGCTGATTGGTGCATGGTGGGTACATGAAGTcctaaagaaaagaaagagaattaaacgcaaggaattttttttcaaacgaAATGGTGGCTTGTTGTTAGAACAACAATTATCTTCAGGTGAAGTT includes the following:
- the LOC117622188 gene encoding wall-associated receptor kinase-like 1, whose product is MAKPGCQEYCGDVLIPYPFGIGSSEDCYLEDWFEIECSNQSSKTTSSAPHYKPVLKRAQLEVLNISIGGTLQVNSPVTFFCNGINGSSRIADLTGSPFVYSQENNRFTAVSCGFLAMMESAELVVGGCRSVCNHQKSASCDIGINCCQTTIPPYLTMMSASILYQGETQNADCDDYAFLVDKDWFERSSSARAVKSRRHVPVVLEWNIINSTSSLALFGSYVSNSSFDPYYYNYEGSPYCLGSPALDYNNRSTLSCYCPDGFVGNPYLRQTCQDIDECMTGHNRCGPHCKCVNVPGYYVCVDKKKTKLILIIGLGAGLGLLLISWLGYRFLKKRHIMKRREMFFKRKLENQISSGEVNVEKIKLFKSKELEKSTDNFNIDRILGQGGQGTVYKGMLTDGRIVAVKKSKIVDESQFSDFINEVVILSQINHRNVVQLLGCCLETEVPILVYEFIPNGNLSQYIHKQHEEFPLTWEVRLRIAREIAGALSYLHASASPPIYHRDIKSTNILLDAKYRAKVADFGTSRSVAIDQTHLSTLVHGTFGYLDPEYFQSSQFTDKSDVYSFGVVLVELLTGKKPISFNRSQEEGKSLATYFITSMQLDRLFEILDAQVVKGGSKADIIAVANLARRCLNLSGRKRPTMREVTAELEGIQMSEKTSNGEQYYEELEYVETESVEPWDIVSSSTGTGPGLDGGPSSSLH
- the LOC117623281 gene encoding wall-associated receptor kinase-like 1 translates to MHDKMQYDLLVHLVLLVLLLWSSSTTTVASGAETPMAKHNCATHCGDISIPYPFGIGPNKDCYFDEWFEMVCNQSSSTSPHKLYLRRAQLEVLNVYANGTLRVNNPIAFFCQEYRGQQPADLSGGPFVYSGRRNKFTAVSCDYLAFVSSEKYLVGGCRSICEGTSISPENCEIGVNCCQTNIPPHLSVISTDIEDDRTARVCTKKKYAFLVDEEWFRNNFMASNFSVLEDMDSVPVVLDWSLGLDNTSLRLFQRFIRQHDSRAYDDPTPTCKIKNVTSTSRASLECSCPRGFEGNPYLGYHCHDIDECTGQNRCGPRAPHCLNYNGTYECHRHIVGGKTKIKLILVGLGAGVGLLLLLIGAWWVHEVLKKRKRIKRKEFFFKRNGGLLLEQQLSSGEVNVEKIKLFKSKELEKSTDNFNTDRILGQGGQGTVYEGMLADGRIVAVKKSKIVDESQLSGFINEVVILSQINHRNVVQLLGCCLETEVPILVYEFIPNGNLSQYIHEQNEEFPLTWEVRLRIAKEIAGALSYLHASAAFPIYHRDIKSTNILLDAKYRAKVADFGTSRSVAIDQTHLTTLVHGTFGYLDPEYFQSSQFTEKSDVYSFGVVLVELLTGQKPISFRRSQEEGKSLATYFIISMQLDRLFEILDAQVVKGGSKADIITVANLARRCLNLSGRKRPTMREVTAELEGIQTSEKTSNGEQNYEEVEYVRTESIEPWDVVSSSTGTRPGLDGGPASSLHEVPLLPFTSR